One Candidatus Binataceae bacterium DNA window includes the following coding sequences:
- a CDS encoding DoxX family membrane protein — protein MHMLLQTNGELAPLIIRLMLAAVIWPHGAQKLLGWFGGGGLDETFKRFRSAWNIPPWLALVAVGSEFLGGIGLVLGLLTRIAA, from the coding sequence TTTTGCAGACCAATGGAGAGCTGGCGCCGCTGATTATTCGCCTGATGCTCGCCGCGGTGATTTGGCCCCATGGCGCGCAAAAGCTGCTGGGCTGGTTCGGCGGCGGAGGATTGGACGAAACTTTCAAGCGCTTCCGCTCGGCCTGGAACATTCCACCATGGCTGGCGCTCGTCGCTGTCGGCTCGGAATTTCTCGGTGGCATCGGGCTGGTCCTGGGGCTGCTGACTCGTATCGCCGCCTT